A single genomic interval of Pieris rapae chromosome 23, ilPieRapa1.1, whole genome shotgun sequence harbors:
- the LOC110998682 gene encoding uncharacterized protein LOC110998682 has protein sequence MRNVNATEADLEYLRNEPPFPEKSSCIITCLLEKINIVQDKKFSKKGFIMIISPLVLTNTKKLDHMKSVAENCENEINHHEVSKCQLGNEITTCVYKYAPELHFKS, from the exons ATGAGAAATGTGAACGCTACGGAGGCAGACTTggaatatttaagaaatgagCCGCCATTTCCGGAAAAATCATCTTGTATTATTACCTGTTTACTGGAAAAG ATCAATATTGTTCAAGACAAGAAATTTTCTAAGAAAGGCTTCATCATGATTATTTCACCGCTTGTATTAACGAACACGAAGAAATTGGATCACATGAAGAGTGTTGCTGAAAATTGTGAAAATGAg ATAAATCATCACGAGGTTTCAAAATGTCAGTTGGGAAATGAAATAACAACGTGCGTTTACAAGTACGCCCCGGAATTACACTTCAAGAGCTGa